From a single Capsicum annuum cultivar UCD-10X-F1 chromosome 12, UCD10Xv1.1, whole genome shotgun sequence genomic region:
- the LOC107851393 gene encoding protein METHYLENE BLUE SENSITIVITY 1: protein MTGKAKPKKHTAKELAAKIDAATTNRGGGKAGLADRSGVDKGGHAKLECPLCKVTAPDVKSMKIHHDAKHPKVAFDETKLNNLHATVSAESSNKPKPGIRGSLKK from the coding sequence ATGACGGGAAAAGCAAAGCCAAAGAAGCATACGGCGAAAGAATTAGCTGCAAAGATCGATGCTGCCACAACCAACAGGGGCGGAGGCAAGGCTGGCTTAGCCGACAGGTCTGGTGTAGACAAAGGTGGACACGCGAAGCTTGAATGCCCACTTTGCAAAGTTACTGCACCTGATGTCAAGTCAATGAAGATCCATCATGATGCTAAACATCCTAAGGTTGCTTTCGATGAGACGAAGCTCAATAATCTTCATGCTACTGTTTCTGCTGAATCAAGCAACAAGCCGAAACCTGGTATCCGTGGCAGTCTCAAGAAGTGA